The Actinomycetota bacterium genomic sequence CCACGTACTGGAAGTGGTGGGGGTCCTGCCACGAGAGCCCCCAGCGGAACCGGTGGCCGGGATAGTTGCCGCGGAAGACGTCCGGCAGGTAACGGCCGTGGTCCGTCCCGTCCGCGCCGCGACCGTCCCAGTACGACTGGCCCATCGGGTTGCGGAGCGTGTTCGTGTCGATCGCGGCGCCGAACGCATGGGTGGACCAGCTCGTCCCGCCACGCATCGCCCGGCACGAGTAGCCCCACTGCCCGTAGTCCATCGCCCCCTCGCGGTGGCGCTTCGCGACGTGGCCGCGGATGTTGTGGCCGACGTTCCTCGCGAGGTACGGGTGGTAGTACACGTAGCCCGGGCGCCAACGCCCGTGGACGTGAGGGAAGTACGTCCGCGTGTCGTTGGCACGGTCGTTGCAGGCGGCTCCGAACGTCCGGGTCAGCTCGCTGTAGCCCGAGGGCCGCGGCGGGACGCCGCGCGACGAGTGATCGTGCACCCAGTCGTGCATGTGTCCCGCGAGCGCCCCGGCGGGGCCGAGGACGAGGACCGAGATCGCCAGCGCGACCGCCACCCTCGCTGCGCTCCTGCCGGGCCTGGACCCCGGCATCTTTCCTTCCATCGATGGCACCTCCTCTCGTCAACCGGTGGAGGAGGCGACCGGTAGA encodes the following:
- a CDS encoding M15 family metallopeptidase; amino-acid sequence: MEGKMPGSRPGRSAARVAVALAISVLVLGPAGALAGHMHDWVHDHSSRGVPPRPSGYSELTRTFGAACNDRANDTRTYFPHVHGRWRPGYVYYHPYLARNVGHNIRGHVAKRHREGAMDYGQWGYSCRAMRGGTSWSTHAFGAAIDTNTLRNPMGQSYWDGRGADGTDHGRYLPDVFRGNYPGHRFRWGLSWQDPHHFQYVVNY